The following are encoded in a window of Oncorhynchus mykiss isolate Arlee chromosome 11, USDA_OmykA_1.1, whole genome shotgun sequence genomic DNA:
- the LOC110535848 gene encoding mitochondrial-processing peptidase subunit alpha — protein sequence MAAHMSHCRSWGRVQRFGIAVYRKYSSGSRYPNISLSAPLPGIPKPVFASVDGHEQCETKITTLENGLKVASQNKFGQFCTVGILVNSGSRHETKYPSGIAHFLEKLAFSSTAQYGSKDEILLTLEKHGGICDCQTSRDTTMYAVSAEVKGLDTVVSLLSDAVLQPRLLDEEIEMTRMAVRFELEDLNMRPDPEPLLTEMIHAAAYRGNTVGLPRFCPVDNVEKIDKKLLHTYLRSYYCPERMVLAGVGIEHEQLVSCARKYLLDVKPVWGASTPTNVDLSVAQYTGGIVRMDKDMSDVSLGPTPIPELTHIMIGLESCSFLEEDFIPFAVLNMMMGGGGSFSAGGPGKGMFTRLYLNVLNRHHWMYNATSYHHSYEDSGLLCIHASADPRQVREMVEIITREFIQMAGTAGEMELARAKTQLKSMLMMNLESRPVIFEDVGRQVLATGKRKLPHELCDLISNITASDIKRVTTKMLRSKPAVAALGDLTEMPSYEHIQAALSSKDGRLPRMYRLFR from the exons ATGGCGGCGCACATGTCGCATTGTAGAAGTTGGGGCCGTGTTCAGAG GTTTGGAATTGCAGTATATAGAAAGTACAGCAGTGGCAGCAGATATCCAAATATCTCCCTCTCTGCACCGTTACCAGGGATCCCTAAACCAGTGTTTGCATCCGTTGACGGGCATGAGCAATGCGAGACTAAAATCACTACTTTGGAAAATGGCCTTAAAGTAGCATCTCAAAACAAGTTTGGTCAATTCTGCACTGTTGGAA TTTTAGTGAATTCAGGATCCAGACATGAGACAAAATACCCCAGTGGAATTgcacactttttggagaaactGGCCTTTTCT TCCACAGCCCAGTATGGCAGTAAAGACGAAATTCTTCTCACACTTGAAAAACATGGAGGGATCTGTGACTGCCAAACGTCCAG AGACACAACCATGTATGCCGTCTCTGCCGAGGTGAAGGGACTGGACACGGTAGTCAGCCTGCTCTCTGATGCTGTATTGCAGCCACGCCTGCTAG ATGAGGAGATTGAGATGACTAGGATGGCAGTGCGCTTTGAGCTGGAGGATCTGAACATGAGGCCTGACCCTGAACCTTTACTGACAGAGATGATCCACGCA GCAGCATATCGGGGGAACACTGTTGGGTTGCCTCGCTTCTGTCCAGTAGACAACGTGGAGAAGATTGACAAGAAGCTGCTACATACGTACCTGCGGAGCTACTACTGCCCAGAGCGTATGGTGCTAGCCGGTGTGGGTATCGAACATGAACAACTGGTGTCCTGCGCCAGGAAATATCTGCTGGATGTGAAGCCAGTATGGGGAGCCAGTACGCCTACCAATGTCGACCTGTCTGTGGCACAGTACACTGGTGGAATCGTAAGG ATGGATAAGGATATGTCAGATGTGAGCCTTGGCCCCACTCCCATCCCTGAGCTCACCCACATCATGATTGGCCTGGAGAGCTGCTCGTTCCTG GAGGAGGACTTCATCCCATTTGCCGTCCTCAACATGATGATGGGTGGAGGCGGGTCCTTCTCAGCGGGGGGTCCTGGGAAAGGCATGTTCACTCGGCTTTACCTGAACGTGCTCAACAG GCATCATTGGATGTACAATGCCACCTCATACCATCACAGTTATGAGGACAGCGGCCTGCTGTGTATCCATGCCAGTGCAGACCCCAGACAG GTTCGGGAAATGGTGGAGATTATAACCAGAGAGTTTATTCAGATGGCTGGGACAGCAGGAGAG ATGGAGTTGGCGAGAGCGAAGACGCAGCTCAAGTCCATGCTGATGATGAACCTGGAGTCGCGGCCGGTTATCTTTGAGGATGTCGGCCGACAGGTTCTAGCCACAGGGAAGAGGAAGCTGCCACACGAGCTGTGTGACCTCATCA GTAACATTACAGCAAGTGATATCAAGAGGGTCACAACCAAGATGCTGCGCAGCAAGCCAGCAGTAGCAGCGCTAGGAGACTTGACTGAGATGCCCTCCTATGAGCACATCCAAGCTGCCCTGTCCAGCAAGGACGGACGCCTGCCTCGCATGTACCGCCTCTTCCGATAG